The following proteins are co-located in the Malus sylvestris chromosome 13, drMalSylv7.2, whole genome shotgun sequence genome:
- the LOC126596997 gene encoding pumilio homolog 6, chloroplastic-like — translation MATESPIRMSETSGKWAPRKKTAKLAPSSANMAAEELKLLLRGHKFQSSGQDVSPNRSGSAPPSMEGSFLAIDNLLSQQDLSMNGSLATLGSVIERCETEEQLRADPAYLAYYCANVNLNPRLPRPLISWENRRLARNIGSFSQSQGPVDGSGNFLLHMSQGSLPTHKEESEDDQSSQLFSNDWVDQTSEVWLGEGAASLVGQHQNVGDLIQEDFGCSSPPVPNHSHTLGKEVPEEFNDHSTDSSSMHDPAINVTTTIKPSVDAETADATALSPNDDSWPASEISRSTAVNDASVAVIESEMKALNISDLIENQKKQEQWERSCQNHFLQQHQQQNNFFQVQSGKSQITSQGTDGTYVSMDQYLHNTSKYAADVQPVHQTSGFTPPLYATAAYLNSANPYYSNIQGPGFLTPPYLSGYTLNPTAFSPYIGGYHPPGAVPVVVDGTVGPSFNARTSGVATGGILSPGADMQHSSKFYGQLGYPLQTSFSEPMYMQYHQQPFVDSYGGPRQFDPLASRGGVDSKKVSSHGSYLDEHKSQHQRIGNMGNLNPQRGGSMTPNYLGSAPNVGILMQYPTPPLTSPVSPVPLIGSGINTGLYPAWPRHRGFESYDDPKIYNFLEELKSGKGRRFELSDITGHIVEFSADQHGSRFIQQKLENCSVEEKASVFKEVLPHASKLMTDVFGNYVIQKFFEYGTPQQRKELANQLSGQILPLSLQMYGCRVIQKALEVIELEQKVQLVHELDGHVMRCVRDQNGNHVIQKCIESIPTEKIRFIISAFRGQVATLSIHPYGCRVIQRVLEHCTDELQCQFIVDEILESVAGLAQDQYGNYVTQHVLERGKPNERRKIINKLSGHFVPLSQHKFASNVVEKCLEYGGAAERELLIREIVGHNEGNDNLLVMMKDQYANYVVQKTLEICNDSQRVLLINRIRAHTNALKKYTYGKHIVARFEQLFGEENLSGS, via the exons ATGGCGACAGAAAGTCCAATAAGAATGTCGGAAACTAGTGGAAAATGGGCTCCTCGCAAGAAGACTGCAAAACTTGCACCTTCATCTGCTAATATGGCAGCAGAGGAGTTGAAATTGCTTCTTAGGGGCCATAAGTTTCAAAGCAGCGGACAGGATGTTTCCCCCAATCGAAGTGGAAGTGCACCCCCAAGTATGGAGGGTTCGTTTTTGGCCATCGATAACCTGCTGTCCCAGCAGGACTTGAGCATGAATGGAAGCTTGGCAACTCTAGGTAGTGTTATTGAAAGGTGTGAGACTGAGGAACAATTACGGGCTGATCCAGCTTATTTGGCATATTACTGTGCCAATGTCAATTTGAATCCTAGACTTCCTCGTCCACTTATTTCATGGGAGAATCGACGTCTGGCACGCAATATTGGTAGTTTCAGCCAGAGTCAGGGACCTGTAGATGGGAGTGGCAATTTTCTGTTGCATATGTCTCAAGGATCACTTCCTACACACAAGGAAGAATCTGAGGATGATCAGTCTTCCCAACTCTTTTCTAATGATTGGGTAGATCAGACAAGTGAAGTTTGGTTGGGAGAAGGTGCTGCGTCATTGGTAGGCCAACACCAAAATGTGGGTGATTTAATACAG GAAGATTTTGGTTGCTCTTCACCACCTGTCCCTAATCACTCTCATACATTAGGCAAGGAAGTACCTGAGGAATTCAATGATCACAGTACCGATTCCAGTTCCATGCATGATCCTGCTATTAATGTGACAACTACCATTAAGCCCAGCGTGGATGCAGAAACTGCTGATGCTACAGCGCTTTCACCAAATGACGATTCCTGGCCCGCCTCTGAAATTTCCAGGAGCACAGCTGTTAATGATGCAAGTGTTGCGGTCATTGAATCTGAAATGAAGGCTCTTAACATATCGGACTTGATAGAGAATCAAAAGAAACAAGAACAATGGGAGCGCAGTTGCCAGAATCATTTCTTGCAGCAGCATCAgcaacaaaacaatttttttcaagtTCAAAGTGGCAAGTCGCAAATAACCTCTCAAGGAACTGACGGTACATATGTTAGCATGGATCAGTATCTTCATAATACATCCAAGTATGCAGCGGATGTACAACCAGTTCATCAGACATCTGGGTTCACACCTCCACTATATGCAACTGCAGCCTACTTGAATTCAGCTAATCCATATTACTCAAATATTCAAGGACCGGGCTTTCTCACTCCACCATATCTTAGTGGATATACTTTGAATCCCACTGCCTTTTCTCCATATATTGGTGGATACCATCCTCCGGGTGCTGTTCCTGTGGTTGTTGATGGAACTGTGGGTCCAAGCTTTAATGCTCGAACATCTGGGGTTGCAACTGGGGGCATCCTCTCACCTGGTGCTGATATGCAACATTCAAGCAAGTTCTATGGTCAACTTGGATATCCGCTGCAAACTTCTTTTTCTGAACCTATGTACATGCAATACCACCAGCAGCCTTTTGTGGACTCGTATGGTGGTCCAAGACAATTTGATCCATTGGCATCAAGAGGTGGTGTTGACTCAAAGAAAGTGTCCAGTCACGGTTCTTATTTGGATGAACACAAAAGCCAACATCAGAGAATTGGAAACATGGGGAATTTGAACCCACAAAGAGGAGGGTCAATGACTCCTAACTATCTTGGAAGTGCACCAAATGTTGGTATTTTGATGCAGTATCCAACCCCTCCCCTTACTAGTCCAGTTTCGCCAGTACCCCTCATAGGTTCAGGTATAAATACTGGCTTgtatcctgcatggccaaggcACAGGGGCTTTGAGAGTTATGACGACCCCAAGATTTATAATTTCCTTGAAGAGTTGAAATCTGGCAAAGGCCGCAGATTTGAGTTATCTGATATCACAGGACATATTGTTGAATTCAG TGCTGATCAACATGGGAGTCGATTTATTCAGCAGAAGTTGGAAAACTGTAGTGTTGAAGAGAAGGCTTCTGTATTCAAAGAAGTTCTCCCACATGCTTCTAAACTAATGACTGATGTTTTTGGTAACTATGTGATTCAGAAG TTTTTTGAGTATGGAACCCCTCAGCAGAGAAAAGAACTTGCCAATCAACTTTCAGGTCAAATTTTGCCTTTAAGTTTGCAGATGTATGGCTGTCGTGTAATCCAAAAG GCACTTGAGGTTATTGAACTTGAACAGAAAGTGCAGCTTGTACATGAGCTGGATGGGCATGTTATGAGATGCGTTCGTGATCAAAATGGAAACCATGTCATACAAAAGTGCATTGAGAGCATTCCAACAGAAAAAATTAGGTTTATAATCTCTGCTTTCCGTGGTCAAGTTGCAACACTTTCAATCCATCCTTATGGCTGTCGTGTTATACAG AGAGTTCTGGAACATTGTACAGATGAGCTGCAATGCCAGTTCATAGTTGATGAGATCTTGGAGTCTGTTGCTGGTCTTGCCCAGGACCAGTATGGCAACTATGTCACACAG CATGTATTGGAGAGGGGAAAACCTAATGAAAGAAGGAAAATTATTAACAAGTTGTCGGGTCATTTCGTACCTCTGAGCCAGCACAAGTTTGCTTCAAATGTtgttgagaaatgtttggaatATGGTGGTGCTGCAGAACGAGAACTATTAATTAGGGAGATCGTTGGGCATAATGAAGGAAATGATAATTTGTTG GTAATGATGAAGGACCAATATGCAAATTATGTGGTGCAGAAGACCCTTGAAATCTGTAATGATAGTCAACGGGTGTTATTAATTAATCGTATAAGAGCTCACACAAACGCATTGAAGAAGTACACTTATGGGAAGCACATCGTAGCACGGTTTGAGCAGCTATTTGGAGAAG AAAATCTATCAGGATCGTGA